One region of candidate division WOR-3 bacterium genomic DNA includes:
- the cas5e gene encoding type I-E CRISPR-associated protein Cas5/CasD — MGKKYILLWIEAPLQAWGADSKFGRRDTLPFPTKSGVLGLVLCAMGASGPQNDLLAKLCSRELQIISYVRSKPGKNGQARVKVDKEPLLRDFHMVGSGYDDKDIWQTLLIPMKWDAIKKKANKSKNADGTRGGVKMTYRYYLQDACFAVLLELPADMNDSISDALQNPVYDLYFGRKNCVPAEKIFQGSFESIAEAWQKAGILAQNKQLLEDFRVLDGEYDGDIMTLNDVPVQFGEIKKYRDRRVTVVSS, encoded by the coding sequence ATGGGTAAAAAATATATACTTTTATGGATTGAAGCTCCATTACAGGCATGGGGAGCAGATTCAAAGTTTGGGCGTAGAGACACACTGCCATTCCCAACAAAGTCGGGTGTTTTAGGTTTGGTGCTTTGTGCAATGGGTGCATCTGGTCCGCAAAATGATTTACTTGCTAAATTATGTTCTAGAGAACTCCAAATTATTTCTTATGTTCGTTCAAAACCCGGTAAAAATGGCCAAGCCCGTGTTAAAGTAGATAAAGAACCATTGTTGCGTGATTTTCATATGGTTGGAAGCGGCTACGATGATAAAGACATTTGGCAGACTTTATTAATACCGATGAAATGGGATGCCATCAAAAAGAAGGCTAACAAATCTAAAAACGCCGATGGGACAAGAGGCGGGGTAAAGATGACCTATCGTTACTATCTACAGGATGCATGCTTTGCGGTATTACTGGAATTGCCAGCAGACATGAACGATTCCATTAGTGACGCTCTTCAAAATCCCGTTTATGATCTCTATTTTGGTCGTAAAAATTGCGTGCCTGCCGAGAAAATCTTTCAGGGATCTTTTGAAAGCATAGCAGAGGCATGGCAAAAAGCGGGGATATTGGCGCAGAATAAACAATTATTGGAAGACTTTCGCGTCCTAGATGGTGAGTATGATGGAGATATAATGACACTCAATGATGTACCCGTTCAGTTTGGCGAAATAAAAAAATACCGTGATCGTCGCGTTACAGTAGTATCATCATGA